From the genome of Desulfobaculum xiamenense, one region includes:
- a CDS encoding 4Fe-4S dicluster domain-containing protein, whose amino-acid sequence MNRTARQTWSPGRDDGALAELRGMVQACMQCGTCTASCPNAFAMDVTPRQMWRMIQFGMLDRILDSRTYWFCSSCYACTLRCPRGLRLTSAMAALKRLAAERGGAVGRGNGAFYAAFMDNVEKYGRAQEALLMQEYFIRKKDPLLPLSFAGLGLRMLGKGRLHMPKLARKPTLRAIFAKAREIGGAS is encoded by the coding sequence ATGAATCGGACAGCCAGACAGACGTGGAGTCCCGGTCGGGACGACGGGGCGCTGGCCGAACTGCGGGGGATGGTGCAGGCCTGCATGCAGTGCGGAACCTGTACGGCCTCGTGCCCCAATGCCTTCGCCATGGACGTCACCCCGCGGCAGATGTGGCGCATGATCCAATTCGGCATGCTCGACAGGATTCTGGACAGCCGGACCTACTGGTTCTGCTCGTCCTGCTATGCGTGCACGCTACGCTGTCCGCGCGGGCTGCGCCTCACTAGCGCCATGGCCGCGCTCAAGCGCCTCGCGGCGGAGCGGGGCGGGGCGGTCGGTCGTGGCAACGGCGCGTTCTACGCGGCCTTCATGGACAATGTGGAGAAGTACGGACGGGCGCAGGAGGCCCTGCTCATGCAGGAGTACTTCATCCGTAAGAAGGATCCTCTTCTGCCCCTGAGCTTTGCCGGGCTTGGGCTGCGCATGCTCGGCAAGGGCAGGCTGCACATGCCGAAGCTCGCACGCAAGCCCACTCTGCGCGCAATCTTCGCCAAGGCGAGGGAAATCGGGGGTGCGTCATGA
- a CDS encoding (Fe-S)-binding protein has product MSAVAVTPKVMDPEIRDFLNKYDFSSCMTCGTCSNGCPITGTPGMEGWDTRRVMRMLAYGMVDEIVQSNFPWLCTGCGRCAYSCPMGIDIPAVMMHMKSLRERDKVPGTLHKGMQNNLDTGNNLAIALDDYLTGMAELGEELAEECPGFYVPVDKQGADFLFFPNSKEVYGDFEDQFWWWKVFYAARENWTVPSVGWEAVDWALFTGNYAGNKALAKRKIEYMQKHGIGRMIMPDCGGGSYGCRKGLETCVMEDPNNEVGYMYLYDYLAQVIRDGRVRLDKSVNAGKRFAFHDSCKHGRELERHFGKAFYEEPRWIIRQCVDDYVDLQPNRGLNYCCGAGGGMWPMPFEKESAWHARHKYAQIKRSGADVIVVGCSNCRDQIMKRIPKFYTDYKYEVKYIWQLVAETLVVEPWPDDMIEKAKAEAEAQWKRFGVDTSGGEY; this is encoded by the coding sequence ATGAGTGCGGTCGCTGTCACACCGAAGGTCATGGACCCGGAAATCCGGGACTTTCTGAACAAGTACGACTTCAGCTCGTGCATGACCTGCGGCACCTGTTCCAACGGGTGCCCCATCACGGGCACGCCGGGCATGGAAGGCTGGGATACGCGCCGGGTCATGCGCATGCTCGCCTATGGCATGGTGGACGAGATCGTCCAGTCGAATTTCCCGTGGCTGTGCACGGGGTGCGGGCGTTGCGCCTACTCCTGCCCCATGGGCATCGACATCCCTGCGGTGATGATGCACATGAAGAGCCTGCGGGAGCGGGACAAAGTTCCGGGAACCCTGCACAAGGGCATGCAGAACAATCTGGATACCGGCAACAACCTCGCCATCGCCCTGGATGACTATCTCACCGGCATGGCCGAACTGGGCGAGGAACTGGCCGAGGAGTGTCCGGGGTTCTACGTTCCGGTGGACAAGCAGGGTGCGGATTTCCTGTTCTTCCCCAATTCCAAGGAAGTTTACGGCGATTTTGAGGACCAGTTCTGGTGGTGGAAGGTGTTCTATGCCGCGCGGGAGAACTGGACGGTGCCTTCCGTGGGTTGGGAGGCCGTGGACTGGGCGCTGTTCACCGGCAATTACGCGGGGAACAAGGCGCTGGCCAAGCGCAAGATCGAGTACATGCAGAAGCACGGCATCGGCCGCATGATCATGCCTGACTGTGGCGGCGGTTCCTACGGCTGCCGCAAGGGCTTGGAGACTTGCGTCATGGAGGACCCGAACAACGAGGTCGGGTACATGTATCTCTATGACTATCTCGCGCAGGTCATCCGGGACGGGCGCGTGCGGCTGGACAAGTCCGTGAATGCCGGCAAACGCTTCGCGTTTCATGACTCGTGCAAGCATGGGCGCGAGCTGGAGAGGCATTTTGGTAAGGCCTTCTACGAGGAGCCACGCTGGATCATCCGCCAGTGCGTGGACGACTACGTGGACCTGCAACCCAATAGGGGGCTTAACTACTGCTGCGGTGCGGGCGGCGGCATGTGGCCCATGCCCTTCGAAAAGGAATCCGCGTGGCACGCGCGCCACAAGTATGCCCAGATCAAACGCAGCGGGGCCGACGTCATCGTGGTGGGCTGTTCCAACTGCCGTGACCAGATCATGAAGCGTATCCCCAAGTTCTATACGGATTACAAGTATGAGGTGAAGTACATCTGGCAGCTCGTGGCCGAGACACTCGTCGTTGAGCCGTGGCCGGATGACATGATCGAGAAGGCCAAGGCAGAGGCCGAAGCGCAGTGGAAGCGCTTCGGCGTGGATACCTCGGGCGGTGAGTATTGA
- a CDS encoding universal stress protein, with protein MFKDIIVGVTPTGIDQCAVRAAVEFAKQFEAKLYVSHVAGMDQGWGSIETLAPSGETEKLRERIVEMYGELVSAVPEAQVSVVAGIPHNELLRLARTKNADLIVMGPHTKEYEEKRSKMWGMAGSTLERVSQKARCPVMIVHRDVALKEPLFENILVATDFSEQSECAVHYGGQMARQYKAKLTVMNVLDPAEGGSVEDGRAKLEKRYGERLYGIDSFHFEACEGTPAMEILRVAQQMGADLIIMAHHSKEMDPEKAFLGSTVTQVALNSTCPTMSVNRHFDLRCGLMYDQTGAAVQVEVDA; from the coding sequence ATGTTCAAGGACATCATCGTAGGCGTGACGCCCACCGGTATCGACCAGTGCGCGGTCAGGGCCGCAGTCGAGTTCGCGAAGCAGTTCGAGGCCAAGCTGTATGTCTCCCATGTGGCCGGAATGGATCAGGGCTGGGGCTCCATCGAGACACTCGCGCCCTCCGGCGAGACCGAGAAGCTGCGGGAGCGCATCGTCGAGATGTATGGCGAGCTTGTCTCCGCGGTGCCCGAGGCGCAGGTGTCCGTGGTGGCGGGCATTCCGCACAACGAATTGCTGCGTCTGGCGCGGACGAAGAATGCGGACCTCATCGTCATGGGGCCGCATACTAAGGAATACGAGGAGAAGCGCTCGAAGATGTGGGGCATGGCCGGCAGCACCCTCGAACGCGTGAGTCAGAAGGCGCGTTGTCCGGTCATGATCGTGCACCGCGATGTGGCGCTCAAGGAGCCGCTGTTCGAGAACATCCTCGTGGCCACGGACTTCTCCGAGCAGTCCGAGTGCGCAGTGCATTATGGCGGCCAGATGGCCCGCCAGTACAAGGCGAAGCTGACGGTCATGAACGTGCTCGATCCCGCCGAGGGCGGGAGCGTCGAGGACGGCCGTGCGAAGCTCGAAAAGCGTTACGGCGAGCGTCTGTACGGCATTGACTCCTTCCATTTCGAGGCCTGCGAAGGCACTCCGGCCATGGAGATTCTGCGGGTGGCGCAGCAGATGGGCGCGGACCTCATCATCATGGCGCACCATTCGAAGGAGATGGACCCCGAGAAGGCGTTTCTCGGTTCCACGGTGACGCAGGTCGCCCTGAATTCGACATGCCCGACCATGAGCGTCAACCGCCACTTCGACCTGCGGTGCGGGTTGATGTACGACCAGACGGGCGCGGCGGTGCAGGTGGAGGTTGATGCGTGA
- a CDS encoding hydantoinase/oxoprolinase N-terminal domain-containing protein, whose translation MIDQKAYAIGIDTGGTYTDAVLLERASGRVVASAKTPTTHRDLSIGLAQALGKIMEDSSVPATDVAFVSVSTTLATNAVVEDKGARVGLFVIGLAKAIDLPVVSVQYARGGHTITGAEEDPLDIEAIVDGVGSLRGQVDAYAVSAAMSFANPAHELVAAKAISLVDPKPVFCSHEVSGRAGIRERAATTVLHARLMPVMKQFIDGVSSAMAQHGLTCPVSVVRGDATPMSIDDSVRRAADTFASGPAATAYFGTSFAPGGEALVVDVGGTTTDVTLIQGGRPTIRKGGSRIGEWETHVEAVEMFTVGIGGDSQVRLSRSGMLSVGPARVLPLCMAGNIPDPELWLGADDASRLITLDRVATEEEIASDPVLSCLAENGPTPYGELMRLTSMGDITLTAHLAKLVRSQKAAEIGFTPTDALHVLDELELGDRDRAVRGARVLSERHGSDVEAFCREVLAKARHKIENAILDHIVRREVDGGMADFITRKDAFSLVKFEASLSIPIVGIGAPARLLLPQVAERLHTDILFPKHFEVGNALGAALLAAKAETA comes from the coding sequence ATGATCGACCAGAAAGCCTACGCAATCGGCATCGACACCGGCGGAACCTACACGGACGCGGTGCTTCTCGAACGGGCATCGGGCCGCGTCGTCGCCTCGGCGAAGACGCCCACCACGCACAGAGATCTCAGCATAGGCCTTGCACAGGCTCTTGGGAAGATCATGGAGGACAGTTCCGTCCCCGCCACGGACGTCGCCTTCGTCTCCGTCTCCACCACGCTGGCCACCAATGCCGTCGTGGAGGACAAAGGCGCGCGCGTGGGCCTCTTCGTCATCGGCCTCGCCAAGGCCATTGATCTCCCGGTCGTCTCCGTGCAGTACGCGCGCGGCGGGCACACCATCACCGGCGCGGAGGAGGACCCGCTCGACATCGAAGCCATCGTGGATGGCGTGGGAAGCCTGCGCGGTCAGGTGGACGCCTACGCCGTCAGCGCAGCCATGAGCTTCGCCAACCCCGCGCACGAGCTCGTCGCGGCCAAGGCCATCAGCCTCGTCGACCCCAAGCCCGTCTTCTGCTCGCACGAGGTCAGCGGCCGCGCGGGCATCCGCGAACGCGCAGCCACCACCGTGCTCCACGCCCGGCTCATGCCCGTCATGAAGCAGTTCATCGACGGCGTGTCGAGCGCCATGGCACAGCACGGACTCACCTGCCCGGTCAGCGTGGTCCGCGGCGACGCCACGCCCATGAGCATCGACGACTCCGTACGCCGCGCGGCGGACACCTTCGCCAGCGGCCCTGCGGCCACGGCATATTTCGGCACAAGCTTCGCCCCCGGCGGGGAAGCCCTCGTCGTGGACGTGGGCGGCACCACCACAGACGTCACCCTCATTCAGGGCGGCAGGCCCACCATCCGCAAGGGCGGTAGCCGCATCGGCGAATGGGAAACCCACGTCGAGGCCGTGGAAATGTTCACTGTGGGCATCGGCGGAGACAGTCAGGTCCGCCTGTCCCGCTCCGGGATGCTCTCCGTAGGCCCGGCGCGCGTGCTGCCCCTGTGCATGGCCGGAAACATACCCGATCCGGAATTATGGCTCGGCGCGGACGACGCCTCGCGCCTCATCACGCTTGACCGCGTGGCGACTGAAGAGGAAATCGCCTCGGACCCCGTGCTGTCGTGCCTAGCCGAAAACGGCCCCACGCCCTACGGCGAGCTGATGCGACTGACCTCCATGGGCGACATCACCCTCACGGCCCATCTGGCCAAGCTCGTTCGCTCGCAGAAGGCCGCCGAAATAGGCTTCACGCCCACGGATGCGCTGCACGTCCTCGACGAGCTCGAACTCGGCGACAGGGACCGCGCAGTGCGCGGCGCGCGCGTGCTGTCCGAGCGCCACGGCTCCGATGTCGAGGCCTTCTGCCGCGAAGTGCTCGCCAAGGCCCGCCACAAGATCGAAAACGCCATACTCGACCACATCGTCCGCCGCGAGGTTGACGGCGGCATGGCAGACTTCATCACCCGCAAGGACGCCTTCTCCCTCGTCAAATTCGAGGCATCGCTATCGATTCCCATCGTGGGCATCGGCGCGCCCGCACGGCTGTTGCTGCCGCAGGTGGCCGAGCGCCTGCACACCGACATCCTTTTTCCCAAACACTTCGAGGTGGGCAACGCGCTGGGCGCAGCGCTTCTCGCCGCAAAGGCCGAAACGGCCTGA
- a CDS encoding CoB--CoM heterodisulfide reductase iron-sulfur subunit B family protein: MKYAYYPGCSLSESAKEFDVSFRAVMERLGLAFEEIPDWTCCGASAAESVDAVMNHALPARNLALVERDMGGVDVVAPCSACYLNLLKVNREVVGNRPLSARVNEALGAAGLSYGGQVRVRHLLDVLLNDVGAQAIAERVTNPLEGMPVAAYYGCQILRPYPVFDDPNRPTSMEPVLGALGATVHEWDMGGRCCGASLMATHRDVAIESVAAILAAAAGAEAIVTVCPLCQMNLEAYQAQAVRRGGREVPILYLTQLMGLAFGMGQEAMMLQGNLSVTGHFRSRLETKPWRSKDAAGDSVEDSAAAEQ, encoded by the coding sequence ATGAAGTACGCATATTATCCGGGCTGTTCCCTGAGCGAAAGCGCCAAGGAGTTCGATGTCTCGTTTCGGGCGGTCATGGAGCGCCTTGGGCTCGCGTTCGAGGAGATACCGGACTGGACGTGCTGCGGGGCGAGCGCTGCGGAGTCCGTGGACGCGGTCATGAACCATGCGCTTCCGGCGCGCAACCTTGCGCTGGTGGAGCGAGATATGGGCGGGGTTGATGTGGTGGCCCCGTGCAGTGCGTGCTATCTTAATCTGCTCAAGGTCAATCGCGAGGTCGTCGGCAACAGGCCCCTCTCCGCCCGCGTCAACGAGGCGCTGGGCGCGGCGGGATTGAGCTACGGGGGACAGGTGCGGGTGCGCCATCTGCTGGATGTGCTGCTGAACGACGTGGGTGCGCAGGCCATTGCCGAGCGGGTGACGAATCCGCTGGAGGGCATGCCCGTGGCGGCCTACTACGGGTGCCAGATTCTGCGCCCCTATCCCGTCTTCGACGACCCGAACCGGCCTACGTCCATGGAGCCGGTGCTCGGCGCGCTGGGGGCGACGGTGCACGAGTGGGATATGGGCGGGCGCTGCTGCGGCGCGTCGCTCATGGCCACGCATCGGGACGTGGCCATCGAGTCCGTGGCAGCGATTCTCGCGGCGGCGGCGGGGGCCGAGGCCATCGTCACGGTCTGCCCGCTGTGTCAGATGAATCTTGAGGCCTATCAGGCGCAGGCGGTGAGGCGCGGCGGACGCGAAGTGCCGATCCTATACCTGACGCAGCTCATGGGGCTGGCCTTCGGCATGGGGCAGGAGGCCATGATGTTGCAGGGGAATCTGTCCGTGACCGGTCATTTCCGTTCGCGGCTGGAGACGAAGCCCTGGCGATCGAAGGATGCTGCCGGGGATTCCGTCGAGGACTCTGCCGCGGCGGAACAGTAA
- a CDS encoding 4Fe-4S binding protein, which translates to MRKQYGALVVGAGIGGIRAALDLAVSGHKVALVDRRPNHGGILAQLDHQFPSDHCGMCRMLPLMSRDSSSQFCLRKGLFHDNIDIMLSTEVAALDGEPGKFFVTLNKRSTLIDPAKCVSCGKCAEVCPVRVPSEFNAGLTERTAAYLPVPHAIPNHYVIDLDNCQRCWKCHDACPTGAIDFRFGEREDFHILVADSDPAVAEFVRSSLAEKDLRFTVSDVDSGAGAVDLLVADERIGLLLMGDNLEDMHSERLLARSQEVRPGLPVAVLIDAGRADKGADLVMQGAHDFREKPLVAKDFVPWLDKLYMRVVSDEKVELAVGAVILAGGFECYNPRMDHFGGEDVWSYGHPGVLTAVEFERLLSGTGPTGGKLRRPRDGGEVRSIAWIQCVGSRDVRKNADFCSSVCCMFSLKEAVLARKATGGAVETSIFYMDLRTYGKEFERYRRRAVNEMGVRLVRSRPHSLMPADDGPGVVLSYMDDDGVLHDEVFDMVVLAAGARPPQGMGRLAGAVGIDTNDWGFCEVQPYAPERTSRVGVFAAGAFGEPRDISESVIQAGAAAQAASRIIKAYDVGAGVECAPEADYPDVSREPSRTFVALCDSCPTLKARVDVKALCEHLGHVHSVCDVVTVGQACTEQGWGEIRKLVSERSPNRVLVGACLPYAYIPRLKELGRTIGVSPALMDVVDIYSPTFGENGTKGEAASREIYASLASAIARLQGRDPTPPAVTVDVARSALVVGGGLGGMTAAMSIADQGYGVALVEAEENLGGMAMRLHVQLDGSDPRKFMEDLIGQVEKHPNIRVFKESRVVLSRGSAGRFRSAIAGPGGVYSLEHGVTILATGGHEAKVYDSGLCVHKTVMTHLEFEERLATGVIDAGALGTVAMIQCFRSRDENRDYCSRVCCPEMLKNVLTLKARNPNLQIYVFYRDIMAHGFMETYYTQARRAGAVFIRYDVEHKPQVTFVEGRPVITALDPVLGAEVHIEADVLSLSSGVEPNEVEDLVEIFGVETNHDGFFQEADSKWRPVDFLKQGIFMCGLAHSPRRMSETVASAKASAQRALRILGAERIARESVVATVRDTLCSRCGMCVSACPYGARTLDLEADRVLVDEILCQGCGACAAVCPNSATVLTGFHDGPMMAVIDAALEEPA; encoded by the coding sequence GGCGGCATTCTGGCCCAGCTTGATCACCAGTTCCCGTCGGACCACTGCGGCATGTGTCGGATGCTGCCGCTCATGTCGCGTGATTCGTCCAGCCAGTTCTGCCTGCGCAAGGGGCTGTTCCACGACAACATCGACATCATGCTGTCCACCGAGGTCGCGGCTCTTGACGGCGAACCGGGCAAGTTCTTTGTGACGCTCAACAAGCGTTCGACACTCATCGATCCGGCCAAGTGCGTGAGCTGCGGCAAGTGCGCCGAGGTGTGCCCCGTGCGCGTGCCGAGCGAGTTCAACGCCGGGCTGACCGAACGCACGGCCGCATATCTGCCCGTGCCGCACGCCATCCCGAACCACTACGTCATCGATCTCGACAACTGTCAGCGCTGCTGGAAGTGTCATGACGCCTGCCCCACTGGGGCCATCGACTTCCGCTTCGGCGAGCGGGAGGACTTTCATATCCTCGTGGCCGACTCTGACCCGGCGGTGGCCGAGTTCGTGCGCTCATCCCTCGCCGAGAAGGACCTGCGCTTCACGGTGTCCGACGTGGATTCCGGAGCGGGGGCCGTGGATTTGCTGGTGGCGGACGAGCGCATCGGGCTGCTGCTCATGGGCGACAATCTCGAAGATATGCACTCCGAGCGTCTGCTTGCCCGTAGTCAGGAGGTGCGCCCCGGCTTGCCCGTTGCTGTGCTGATCGACGCTGGGCGCGCGGACAAGGGCGCGGACCTCGTCATGCAGGGCGCGCACGACTTCCGCGAGAAGCCGCTCGTAGCCAAGGATTTCGTGCCGTGGCTGGATAAGCTCTACATGCGCGTCGTCTCCGACGAGAAGGTGGAGTTGGCCGTGGGCGCGGTGATCCTTGCGGGCGGGTTCGAGTGCTACAACCCGCGTATGGACCATTTCGGCGGCGAGGACGTGTGGAGCTACGGACACCCCGGTGTGCTGACCGCCGTGGAGTTTGAGCGACTGTTGAGCGGAACAGGTCCCACCGGCGGCAAGCTCCGCCGCCCGCGCGATGGCGGCGAGGTGCGCAGCATCGCGTGGATTCAGTGCGTCGGCTCGCGCGACGTGCGCAAGAACGCGGACTTCTGCTCCTCGGTGTGCTGCATGTTCTCGCTCAAGGAAGCCGTTTTGGCCCGCAAGGCCACCGGGGGCGCGGTGGAGACGAGCATCTTCTACATGGACCTTCGGACCTACGGGAAGGAGTTCGAGCGCTACCGTAGGCGCGCCGTGAACGAGATGGGCGTGCGCCTTGTGCGCAGTCGGCCGCATTCGCTCATGCCCGCCGACGACGGGCCGGGGGTGGTTCTCTCCTACATGGATGACGACGGCGTCCTGCACGACGAGGTCTTCGACATGGTGGTGCTGGCCGCTGGCGCGCGTCCGCCGCAGGGCATGGGTAGGCTGGCCGGCGCCGTGGGCATCGACACCAACGACTGGGGCTTCTGCGAGGTGCAGCCCTACGCGCCGGAGCGGACCAGCCGGGTCGGCGTGTTTGCGGCGGGGGCCTTCGGCGAACCGCGCGATATTTCGGAATCCGTCATTCAGGCGGGTGCGGCCGCACAGGCGGCGTCGCGCATCATCAAGGCCTACGACGTGGGCGCAGGGGTGGAATGCGCGCCCGAAGCGGACTATCCGGACGTGTCCCGCGAACCGTCGCGCACCTTTGTGGCCCTGTGTGACTCTTGCCCCACGCTCAAGGCGCGGGTGGATGTGAAGGCCCTGTGCGAGCATCTGGGCCATGTGCATTCCGTGTGCGACGTGGTGACCGTGGGGCAGGCCTGCACCGAGCAGGGCTGGGGCGAAATCCGCAAGCTGGTGAGCGAGCGCTCGCCGAACCGCGTGCTGGTGGGAGCCTGCCTGCCCTATGCCTACATTCCGCGTCTCAAGGAACTTGGGCGCACCATCGGCGTGAGTCCGGCCCTCATGGATGTCGTGGACATCTACAGCCCCACCTTTGGGGAGAACGGCACCAAGGGCGAGGCCGCGAGCCGGGAGATATACGCCTCCCTCGCATCGGCCATCGCGCGGTTGCAGGGGCGCGACCCCACGCCACCAGCGGTGACGGTGGACGTGGCGCGTTCGGCCCTCGTGGTCGGCGGCGGGCTTGGCGGAATGACGGCGGCCATGTCCATCGCCGATCAGGGCTACGGCGTGGCGCTGGTGGAGGCCGAGGAGAACCTTGGCGGCATGGCCATGCGGCTGCACGTGCAACTCGACGGCTCGGACCCGCGCAAGTTCATGGAAGACCTCATCGGACAGGTGGAGAAGCACCCGAACATCCGTGTGTTCAAGGAGTCGCGGGTGGTTCTCTCCCGTGGGAGCGCAGGGCGCTTCCGTTCCGCCATCGCCGGACCCGGCGGGGTGTATTCGCTGGAGCACGGGGTAACCATTCTCGCCACGGGCGGGCACGAGGCCAAGGTCTACGATAGCGGCCTGTGCGTCCACAAGACCGTGATGACGCATTTGGAGTTCGAGGAGCGTTTGGCCACCGGCGTCATCGACGCGGGTGCGCTTGGGACCGTGGCCATGATCCAGTGCTTCCGCTCGCGTGACGAGAATCGGGACTACTGTAGCCGCGTGTGCTGCCCCGAGATGCTCAAGAACGTGCTGACCTTGAAGGCACGCAATCCGAATCTGCAGATCTATGTCTTCTATCGCGACATCATGGCCCACGGGTTCATGGAGACGTACTACACGCAGGCGCGTAGGGCTGGGGCCGTCTTCATCCGTTACGACGTGGAGCACAAGCCGCAGGTGACCTTCGTGGAGGGGCGGCCCGTGATCACGGCGCTTGATCCCGTCCTCGGTGCCGAGGTGCACATCGAGGCTGACGTGCTTTCGCTGTCGAGCGGGGTGGAACCCAACGAGGTTGAGGACCTCGTCGAGATATTCGGCGTGGAAACCAATCATGACGGATTCTTCCAGGAGGCGGATTCCAAGTGGCGGCCCGTGGACTTCCTGAAGCAGGGCATCTTCATGTGTGGGCTGGCCCATTCGCCCCGGCGCATGTCCGAGACGGTGGCCTCGGCCAAGGCCTCGGCCCAGCGCGCCCTGCGCATCCTCGGTGCCGAGCGCATCGCCCGCGAGTCCGTGGTGGCCACGGTGCGCGACACGCTGTGCTCGCGCTGCGGCATGTGCGTGTCCGCCTGCCCCTACGGTGCGCGGACCCTCGATCTGGAAGCGGATCGGGTGCTGGTGGACGAGATACTGTGTCAGGGCTGCGGTGCGTGCGCGGCCGTGTGTCCCAACAGCGCCACGGTGCTTACCGGATTCCACGACGGGCCGATGATGGCGGTCATCGACGCCGCCCTTGAGGAACCCGCCTGA
- a CDS encoding class I SAM-dependent methyltransferase — translation MQPILEPLLRDLRMRPVMSVIRGIDACRLLDIGCGTTHGFLCAAEPHIREGWGLDFKVPEIDHGKIRTRRLRLQTELPFEDERFDAVTMLAVLEHLAHPLEIVREINRVLRPGGRLILTVPSRHAQPVLEFLAFRLGIVSREEILDHKRYYNREDLHDLIERQAGLTILRHRYFQCGMNNFLVAERG, via the coding sequence ATGCAGCCCATTCTCGAACCACTCCTTCGCGATCTGAGGATGCGTCCCGTCATGTCCGTCATTCGCGGCATCGACGCATGCCGCCTGCTGGACATCGGCTGCGGCACGACCCACGGCTTCCTATGCGCCGCCGAACCGCACATTCGCGAAGGCTGGGGGCTCGACTTCAAGGTGCCGGAAATCGATCACGGAAAAATCCGCACCCGCCGTCTGCGCCTCCAAACCGAACTCCCCTTCGAGGATGAACGATTCGATGCCGTCACCATGCTGGCTGTGCTGGAACATCTCGCACATCCGCTCGAAATCGTACGCGAAATCAATCGGGTGCTCAGGCCGGGCGGCAGGCTAATTCTCACCGTCCCAAGCCGCCACGCCCAGCCCGTCCTCGAATTTCTCGCCTTCAGGCTCGGCATCGTGAGCCGCGAGGAAATCCTCGACCACAAACGCTACTACAACCGCGAAGACCTCCACGACCTCATCGAGCGTCAGGCAGGGCTGACCATTCTGCGCCACCGCTACTTCCAGTGCGGCATGAACAACTTCCTCGTGGCCGAGCGCGGCTGA